One window from the genome of Acidiferrobacterales bacterium encodes:
- a CDS encoding RelA/SpoT family protein → MKQKITMNEASVNEFSTQKRWHLADSGIGEDVITEVLEIYGSDPTERQGNPIDVIAILTEAEADWEMAAISVLRGLHPVSKSQIERIGKRFGTPMRQLYESALQLDSISLAVERGTLQSGPSSRKIDLSAILVAMVDDPRVVVIHLAELLVKMRRARDLSEVEKNKMAQQMLSVYTPLANKLGIWRLKWELEDLSFKFLKRPEFDRIARLVDERRVEREQYVVRFVAELQALMDRSNISATVNGRAKHLYGIWNKLQNKGLNLESLYDLRAVRILVPDIASCYSALGAVHASWAAVEGEFDDYIAVPKPNGYRSLHTAVSGPDSKTVEVQIRTVEMHNDCEFGVAAHWKYKENAKSSAYQDRKVRLLRQILEWKEEMLGSKDGDSMSVEGYTETVFAFTPAGNVIELPLGATPIDFAYAVHTEVGHRCRGAMVNGRIVPLTYVLRTGDWVEIRTVKSGGPSRDWLNSNEGFTVTSRAQARIRRWFKLEEYGRYQAQGKLLLEKEFNRQGLTKVNLEKLAGDNGFRHSQDLLTAIGMKELKPSHAVTSLIPKQVGQADPYPEAPQPPHRKQETMTLPLSVLGVGELLTRYASCCGPLPGDDVIGYVTVARGITIHRPDCGNLKRMLQVHPERMVAVNWETDKFTKRPVDIEMVAEGHPQLLQDVTTAITQLGLELLSVSAVRVKHQDLGKIYLSLEVGSAEDLKKALARLRQVDRVLKVNRLHG, encoded by the coding sequence ATGAAACAAAAAATTACCATGAATGAGGCATCGGTAAACGAGTTCAGCACACAAAAGCGGTGGCATCTGGCAGATTCCGGCATCGGAGAGGATGTCATCACCGAGGTGCTTGAGATCTACGGTTCTGACCCGACTGAAAGACAAGGCAATCCCATTGATGTGATTGCGATATTGACAGAGGCGGAGGCGGACTGGGAAATGGCCGCCATCTCGGTTCTCAGGGGTTTGCATCCGGTCTCGAAATCGCAGATAGAGCGTATAGGAAAACGCTTTGGCACGCCTATGCGCCAGCTGTACGAGAGCGCTTTGCAGTTGGACAGTATCTCACTGGCGGTCGAGCGCGGCACTTTGCAATCGGGGCCATCATCACGAAAAATTGACTTGAGCGCAATTCTCGTCGCCATGGTCGATGATCCTCGAGTGGTCGTGATTCATCTTGCCGAACTGCTGGTTAAGATGAGACGCGCCAGGGACCTGTCGGAAGTTGAAAAAAACAAGATGGCGCAACAGATGCTGTCGGTCTATACACCCTTGGCGAACAAGCTCGGAATCTGGAGGTTGAAGTGGGAACTTGAGGATTTGTCTTTCAAGTTTCTGAAACGTCCGGAATTTGACCGCATTGCGCGACTGGTTGATGAGCGTCGGGTCGAGCGAGAGCAATATGTTGTCAGATTTGTCGCCGAGCTGCAGGCGCTGATGGATCGGTCGAATATCAGTGCGACAGTCAATGGACGGGCCAAACATCTGTACGGGATCTGGAACAAGTTGCAGAACAAGGGATTGAATCTGGAAAGTCTCTATGACTTGCGCGCAGTTCGGATTCTCGTGCCCGATATCGCTTCATGTTACTCGGCCCTGGGGGCGGTGCATGCATCTTGGGCGGCGGTTGAAGGCGAGTTCGATGACTACATTGCCGTGCCAAAACCGAACGGATATCGCTCCTTGCACACAGCTGTGTCCGGTCCGGATTCGAAGACGGTGGAAGTGCAGATTCGTACCGTCGAAATGCACAACGACTGCGAATTCGGCGTCGCTGCGCACTGGAAGTACAAGGAGAACGCCAAATCGAGTGCATACCAGGACCGGAAAGTCAGGCTGCTGCGACAGATTCTCGAGTGGAAAGAGGAGATGCTGGGCTCGAAGGACGGTGATTCGATGTCGGTTGAAGGCTATACGGAAACTGTATTTGCGTTCACACCTGCAGGCAATGTCATTGAGCTTCCCTTAGGAGCCACTCCGATCGATTTTGCCTATGCGGTTCACACCGAGGTTGGGCATCGTTGTCGCGGCGCTATGGTGAATGGGCGAATCGTGCCGCTGACCTACGTCTTGCGAACCGGGGATTGGGTCGAGATACGAACCGTCAAATCGGGTGGTCCAAGCCGCGACTGGCTGAATTCGAATGAAGGATTTACGGTGACATCCAGGGCACAGGCTCGAATCCGACGGTGGTTCAAATTGGAAGAATACGGTCGATATCAGGCACAGGGCAAGCTGTTGCTTGAAAAGGAGTTCAACCGCCAGGGTCTCACTAAAGTCAACCTTGAGAAACTCGCCGGGGACAACGGGTTCAGGCACAGTCAGGACTTGCTGACTGCGATTGGCATGAAAGAGCTCAAGCCATCTCATGCCGTAACCAGCCTGATTCCCAAGCAAGTCGGGCAGGCCGACCCTTATCCGGAGGCGCCGCAACCACCCCATCGCAAACAGGAGACCATGACTTTACCGTTGTCGGTGCTGGGTGTCGGGGAACTTCTGACACGGTATGCATCGTGTTGCGGACCCTTGCCCGGAGACGACGTGATCGGTTATGTGACCGTCGCGCGCGGCATTACGATACATCGGCCGGATTGCGGGAACCTGAAGCGAATGCTGCAAGTTCATCCCGAACGGATGGTTGCCGTCAATTGGGAAACTGACAAGTTCACGAAGCGTCCGGTTGACATTGAAATGGTTGCGGAAGGACATCCTCAGTTGCTACAGGACGTTACGACTGCGATCACACAGCTGGGATTGGAACTGCTCAGTGTGAGTGCTGTCCGGGTCAAACATCAGGACCTCGGCAAGATCTACCTGAGTTTGGAGGTGGGAAGTGCCGAGGACCTGAAAAAGGCCTTGGCCCGACTGCGTCAGGTTGACAGGGTCTTGAAAGTCAACCGATTGCACGGTTGA
- a CDS encoding amino acid ABC transporter permease produces MTKYAFPLIAFTVLAVFAYFLNWDLLLSLDFSVVWEYRVVLLKGLMVTLGLTACAAVSGLLFGTVLAIASQSAIAPLRWLVIAFVEIWRNTPLLVQLIWIHFALPLVTGINTTALESGVIGITLQASAYFTEIVRAGIESVPKGQWEAAYSLALPSRIRWTRVILPPAIRTMIPPLVNLTISFFKGTAILSILHVSELMTVTNRISNVTFKPVELFSAIAVIYFIVGIVMSKTTLRLEYFLQKRER; encoded by the coding sequence GTGACGAAGTACGCTTTTCCACTCATCGCCTTTACTGTTCTTGCTGTCTTTGCCTATTTCCTGAACTGGGACCTTCTTCTGTCCCTGGACTTTTCTGTCGTTTGGGAATACCGCGTGGTCCTGCTCAAGGGGCTCATGGTTACACTTGGACTGACTGCTTGCGCGGCTGTCTCAGGGCTGCTCTTCGGAACCGTTCTGGCGATTGCCAGCCAGTCCGCAATTGCTCCACTTCGCTGGCTCGTGATCGCCTTTGTCGAGATCTGGCGCAACACGCCGCTGCTCGTGCAGTTGATCTGGATTCATTTCGCACTGCCGCTTGTTACGGGAATCAATACTACTGCTCTTGAGAGCGGTGTAATCGGAATCACCTTGCAGGCGAGTGCCTACTTTACGGAAATCGTCCGGGCCGGGATTGAATCGGTGCCCAAGGGACAGTGGGAGGCCGCCTATTCGCTGGCACTCCCTTCAAGGATTCGCTGGACCCGGGTGATTCTGCCGCCAGCCATCCGCACCATGATTCCGCCACTTGTAAATCTCACGATCAGTTTTTTCAAAGGGACCGCGATTCTATCCATACTTCACGTAAGCGAACTGATGACAGTAACCAATCGAATCAGCAACGTTACTTTCAAACCGGTGGAACTGTTCAGTGCAATCGCCGTCATTTACTTCATTGTGGGTATTGTGATGAGCAAAACCACGCTCAGGCTTGAATACTTTTTGCAAAAAAGAGAACGCTAA
- a CDS encoding NRDE family protein, whose translation MCVIIVALGQSSRYPFIVAANRDEYYNRPAVAADYWPDLPQIIAGRDEQAGGTWLGLSRRGRFAAITNHHEPGRHNSRLQSRGKLVSGFLAADQSVVEYSQLLDDSGQDYNGYGLIFGDFSRLRYQTNRDRQIVDITEGVHGLSNHFLNTPWPRVEEGKRRLLKLSQSEDHIDAERIFDILLDSDTAGMGQRHPEQDASTTIPAVDPSRLPIFIRTKDYGTRSSSVILVSREGMVTFHERTFEPSSDRILCQRTFEYEIQ comes from the coding sequence ATGTGTGTCATCATAGTCGCTCTTGGGCAAAGTTCACGCTACCCATTCATTGTCGCTGCCAATCGGGACGAGTACTACAACCGGCCGGCCGTTGCCGCTGACTATTGGCCTGACCTGCCACAGATTATCGCAGGCAGGGACGAACAGGCCGGTGGAACCTGGTTGGGCTTGAGTCGCCGTGGCCGGTTCGCTGCGATAACCAATCACCACGAACCCGGACGTCACAATTCCAGACTCCAGAGTCGGGGAAAGCTGGTAAGCGGTTTTTTGGCTGCTGACCAATCGGTGGTTGAATATTCCCAACTGCTGGATGATTCAGGGCAGGATTACAACGGCTACGGATTGATCTTTGGCGACTTCTCCCGTCTGCGATACCAGACCAATCGGGATCGTCAGATCGTCGACATCACCGAAGGTGTACACGGGTTGAGCAATCATTTCCTGAACACGCCCTGGCCCAGGGTGGAGGAAGGCAAGCGCAGACTCCTGAAGTTGTCCCAATCGGAAGATCACATTGATGCGGAGCGGATTTTTGACATCCTCCTGGACAGCGACACAGCTGGAATGGGGCAACGGCATCCTGAACAGGACGCCTCAACAACCATACCAGCAGTCGATCCGTCAAGACTTCCCATATTCATCCGCACGAAAGATTACGGTACTCGAAGTTCATCGGTCATCCTTGTCAGCCGTGAAGGAATGGTGACGTTCCACGAACGAACATTCGAGCCGTCGAGCGACAGGATTCTGTGTCAGCGCACGTTCGAATACGAGATTCAGTGA
- a CDS encoding aminotransferase class III-fold pyridoxal phosphate-dependent enzyme: MNRSADQVPPKPESIAGGVMSLNRLIDPMRVFVRASGAYMWDDTGKRYIDYHAAFAPYLLGHGDPDVNQAVIDSIIRNESLMGAGTTPWEHEIADLLVDSVPYLEQVQLTNSGTEAVAFSIRLARAATQRNDIVFMQGGYNGWMDSVAFNLMDPSSTFKNHRRGEEHSLRPISAGMHAATPQGAHAVEYNDKEALVPLLESGQIAAVIVEPVLQNIGIVRPQPGYLDFVRELCSRHGTLLIFDEVKTGFRHALGGYQSICNTAPDLSVFGKAAANGYPLGVVGGKAEYMSFCCHPDPTKRVLIAGTYNAHPFVVAAAIATVKKLRDRGDEIYSHLDRLGEKLESGLNDLFSSCDYPTSIVRVGSAFVVYFMDHEPVNWSDIARNNDAQRDVRYRKALIESGVFHFPVTTKQGSISFAHTDSDIDETLSITEKVLAEIG, translated from the coding sequence ATGAACCGCTCGGCAGATCAGGTCCCGCCCAAACCTGAATCCATCGCGGGCGGCGTCATGTCGCTCAATCGACTGATTGACCCGATGCGCGTTTTTGTGCGCGCGTCGGGTGCCTACATGTGGGACGATACCGGCAAAAGATACATTGACTATCACGCCGCTTTCGCACCCTATCTGCTGGGGCATGGAGATCCCGATGTCAACCAGGCGGTCATTGACTCGATCATTCGAAACGAGTCGCTGATGGGTGCTGGAACCACGCCTTGGGAACATGAAATTGCTGATCTGCTGGTCGACTCAGTGCCCTACCTGGAACAGGTGCAACTGACCAACAGTGGCACGGAGGCGGTTGCCTTTTCGATACGACTGGCACGCGCTGCCACGCAAAGAAACGACATCGTGTTCATGCAGGGCGGCTACAACGGCTGGATGGATTCTGTCGCCTTCAATTTGATGGACCCTTCATCAACTTTCAAAAATCACCGTCGCGGTGAAGAACACTCGCTCCGCCCGATTTCCGCCGGTATGCACGCGGCAACTCCGCAAGGTGCACATGCCGTCGAATACAACGATAAAGAGGCTTTGGTGCCACTGCTCGAAAGCGGTCAGATCGCGGCAGTCATTGTTGAGCCTGTGCTACAGAATATTGGCATCGTCAGACCGCAGCCGGGATATCTTGATTTTGTCAGGGAACTGTGCTCTAGGCACGGTACGCTGCTCATCTTTGATGAAGTCAAGACAGGCTTTCGCCATGCGCTTGGCGGTTACCAGTCGATTTGCAATACAGCTCCCGATCTTAGCGTTTTCGGCAAGGCCGCAGCCAACGGCTATCCCCTCGGAGTTGTTGGGGGCAAAGCGGAGTACATGTCATTTTGCTGTCACCCGGACCCTACGAAACGAGTGCTGATTGCAGGCACCTATAACGCTCATCCGTTCGTTGTGGCTGCTGCGATTGCGACAGTGAAAAAGCTCAGGGACCGCGGTGATGAGATTTATTCACATCTGGACAGACTCGGGGAGAAACTGGAATCCGGATTAAATGATCTGTTTTCGAGCTGCGACTACCCAACATCAATCGTTCGGGTAGGCTCTGCATTTGTTGTTTACTTTATGGATCATGAACCTGTCAACTGGTCAGATATCGCTCGCAACAATGACGCGCAGCGAGATGTCCGATATCGCAAGGCACTGATCGAAAGCGGGGTATTTCACTTTCCTGTAACGACCAAGCAGGGGAGCATTTCCTTCGCTCACACTGATTCGGACATCGACGAAACCCTGTCGATCACCGAAAAAGTTCTGGCTGAAATCGGTTAA
- a CDS encoding transporter substrate-binding domain-containing protein, producing the protein MIFRALIIKLGVVLSLLAVGWGSAVAQDNLIGVIKERGEILVCHAEALPWGAKDPKTGNWVGTDIEAAKHLAGIMGVDYKPVDSQWGTLIPSLETGKCDIVMSPMFRTAERAMRVLFSNPSGYETQGTAVHMDSDAQSHSDLDKEGMIIAVGSGTADEAFANRFFKMAQVKPLVSDKLSTYFLEVASKRADAVLTDSSSLRNFIKQNPGMNLRIIDDAPLNPQGYAYAVQPGEYHFVNFINVWLETIEQQGLKDQWYEMVTAE; encoded by the coding sequence ATGATTTTTAGAGCATTAATCATCAAACTTGGCGTAGTATTAAGTTTACTTGCTGTCGGGTGGGGATCCGCTGTCGCACAGGACAATCTCATCGGCGTAATCAAGGAGAGAGGGGAAATTCTCGTTTGTCATGCAGAAGCTTTGCCGTGGGGAGCCAAGGATCCGAAAACAGGGAACTGGGTCGGCACCGACATTGAAGCAGCAAAACACCTCGCTGGTATTATGGGAGTCGATTACAAACCTGTCGATTCGCAGTGGGGCACCCTGATTCCGAGTTTGGAAACTGGAAAGTGCGATATTGTGATGTCTCCAATGTTTCGTACAGCCGAACGAGCAATGCGAGTTTTGTTTTCGAATCCCTCGGGATACGAAACGCAGGGAACAGCAGTGCATATGGACTCCGATGCCCAATCACACAGTGATCTGGATAAGGAAGGCATGATCATCGCAGTCGGTTCGGGCACAGCAGACGAAGCGTTTGCCAATCGCTTCTTCAAAATGGCACAAGTCAAGCCACTTGTGAGTGACAAACTGTCAACCTATTTTCTTGAAGTGGCCAGCAAACGAGCTGATGCGGTTTTGACCGACAGTTCATCACTGCGTAATTTCATCAAGCAGAATCCAGGCATGAATCTGCGTATCATTGATGACGCACCGCTCAATCCGCAAGGTTATGCCTATGCGGTACAGCCGGGCGAATATCACTTTGTCAACTTCATCAATGTTTGGCTGGAGACGATCGAGCAGCAAGGACTGAAAGACCAGTGGTATGAAATGGTCACCGCGGAGTAA
- a CDS encoding amino acid ABC transporter ATP-binding protein: MESERTSGERFISCRNVTKLFGSFKALDDVSIDIDKGEIVCVVGPSGSGKSTFLRVINVLETVSSGEIIVNNTHLPGSQKDVEEVRREVGMVFQQFNLFEHMSIRENVTFAPRVARGMSKTEANDLAESLLSRVGIVEQIEKYPNHLSGGQQQRVAIARALAMKPQAMLFDEPTSALDPEMVIEVLDVMRELAHSGMTMIIVTHEMGFAKEAASRMLFMADGQFAVDADTDEFFRGGDNPKLQQFLLNIL, from the coding sequence ATGGAATCTGAAAGAACATCCGGCGAACGCTTCATTTCCTGCCGAAATGTTACCAAGCTCTTTGGCTCGTTCAAGGCATTGGATGATGTTTCCATCGACATTGACAAGGGTGAAATCGTTTGCGTTGTCGGACCTTCCGGCAGTGGAAAATCGACTTTCCTTCGCGTCATCAATGTGTTGGAAACGGTGAGCAGCGGAGAAATCATCGTCAACAACACACATTTGCCCGGCAGTCAAAAAGATGTTGAAGAAGTGCGACGGGAAGTCGGGATGGTTTTTCAGCAGTTCAATCTGTTTGAGCACATGTCAATCCGCGAGAATGTAACTTTTGCGCCGCGGGTTGCCCGGGGAATGTCAAAGACTGAGGCAAATGATTTGGCCGAGTCACTGCTTTCACGCGTCGGCATTGTCGAGCAAATTGAGAAATACCCCAACCACTTATCCGGCGGCCAGCAACAGCGAGTGGCTATTGCCAGAGCGCTGGCGATGAAACCGCAAGCTATGCTGTTTGATGAACCGACCTCTGCGCTCGACCCCGAAATGGTCATTGAAGTACTGGATGTAATGCGAGAACTTGCACACTCCGGAATGACAATGATCATCGTCACGCACGAAATGGGGTTTGCGAAAGAAGCTGCGAGTCGTATGTTGTTTATGGCCGATGGACAGTTCGCTGTCGATGCAGATACTGATGAGTTTTTTCGCGGTGGGGACAATCCAAAGCTTCAGCAGTTCCTGTTAAACATCCTGTAA
- a CDS encoding DUF3830 family protein, whose product MSNRLKYVRVGMRNNGASVKLKLRWDHSPKTCEIISKALPFEGDMWHAKYANHEIYTLLPVETVFGEDPPKEWLCMFPAPGDLMYIFHPEGLLPAESWTPESDFHIVDIALFYDRGNNLYGPSGGNTGNIFATAADIEELERFAAECINVWKSGFWGERMYVEAAQ is encoded by the coding sequence ATGAGTAACCGGTTGAAGTACGTACGCGTCGGAATGCGCAACAACGGTGCCAGCGTGAAATTGAAACTGCGTTGGGATCATTCACCTAAAACCTGCGAAATAATCAGCAAAGCGCTACCGTTCGAAGGTGACATGTGGCATGCAAAGTACGCCAATCACGAAATCTATACACTGCTTCCGGTTGAAACCGTTTTCGGTGAGGATCCCCCAAAAGAGTGGTTGTGCATGTTTCCGGCACCCGGAGACCTGATGTACATTTTCCATCCCGAGGGCTTGCTGCCAGCAGAGTCGTGGACGCCCGAAAGTGACTTTCACATCGTTGATATTGCACTATTCTACGATCGCGGCAACAACCTCTATGGACCAAGCGGCGGCAATACCGGCAACATTTTTGCTACGGCAGCCGACATAGAAGAATTGGAGCGATTTGCAGCGGAGTGCATCAATGTGTGGAAATCGGGATTCTGGGGCGAGCGCATGTATGTTGAAGCGGCGCAGTAG
- a CDS encoding M81 family metallopeptidase: protein MPQSVYQLPNTPAVAIGGIWHETNTFAAKNTHLEDFKAYQFVTGSDLIERYRDTNSELGGFIRQLTELNFAAVPTTFAAAVPSGTIESKTFFHLLDQLMNQLRNAMPLDGVALALHGAAVAEQIESADAYILEQVRTLVGDNVPVVATFDYHANLNEAMLEYASVLIGYDTYPHVDMAERGVEAINVLKQLLFDERKIECALRKVPLLTSPLKQQTDEFPMSQIIQRLHEIECSPAITCASVAMGFPYSDVAHLGASVVVYGTKVREVDLAANSVATHLWRLRHEFQDNLVSVDECVDTALGNCAHPVIIVEPSDNVGGGSAGDGTGVLHALLEHNAARSVIVIYDPEAVTESIQAGIGSRLKLTIGGKTDSLHGTPVETSAVVQSISDGEYKHKGSYMTGYITSMGQTAVVLSGNVQIVLTSRRSMPFDAEQLRSLNIEPKDQKIIVVKSAIAWKAAYGEIAGKILVADTPGICAADLSRLAFHNRPRHLYPLEQHATYST from the coding sequence ATGCCGCAATCAGTTTATCAGCTACCGAATACACCTGCAGTTGCCATCGGTGGCATCTGGCATGAGACCAATACCTTCGCGGCCAAGAACACCCATCTGGAGGACTTCAAAGCCTATCAGTTTGTAACAGGAAGCGACTTGATTGAACGCTACCGTGATACAAACTCGGAACTTGGAGGATTCATCCGTCAGCTCACTGAGCTGAATTTCGCTGCCGTGCCAACTACATTTGCGGCAGCTGTGCCCTCCGGCACGATTGAGAGTAAAACATTTTTCCATCTGCTTGACCAGCTGATGAACCAGTTGCGCAACGCGATGCCTCTTGATGGCGTCGCACTCGCACTGCACGGTGCGGCCGTGGCTGAGCAAATCGAAAGTGCGGACGCTTATATTCTTGAACAGGTCCGCACACTTGTCGGCGACAATGTTCCCGTTGTTGCAACTTTCGACTATCACGCGAATCTAAACGAAGCCATGCTCGAGTACGCTTCAGTACTGATTGGATACGACACCTACCCGCATGTGGATATGGCAGAACGCGGAGTTGAAGCAATTAACGTCCTCAAGCAGCTTTTGTTTGATGAGCGGAAAATTGAATGCGCATTGCGCAAAGTTCCGTTGCTAACCTCCCCTTTGAAACAGCAGACAGACGAGTTTCCAATGTCGCAGATCATCCAGCGGCTTCATGAAATTGAATGCAGTCCCGCAATCACCTGCGCATCCGTTGCCATGGGATTCCCCTATAGTGATGTCGCACACCTGGGAGCGTCTGTAGTCGTGTATGGGACAAAGGTGCGTGAAGTCGATCTCGCAGCAAATTCAGTAGCCACCCACCTGTGGCGACTGCGACACGAGTTTCAGGACAACCTGGTATCGGTAGATGAATGTGTTGACACGGCGCTCGGCAATTGCGCACACCCGGTCATCATCGTAGAGCCATCAGACAATGTTGGGGGAGGCAGTGCCGGGGACGGAACAGGTGTCCTGCACGCACTGCTGGAACACAACGCCGCACGCTCAGTGATCGTGATATACGATCCGGAAGCGGTTACGGAATCTATCCAAGCCGGTATCGGCAGTCGATTAAAGTTAACGATTGGTGGCAAAACGGACAGTCTGCACGGAACTCCAGTGGAAACATCTGCGGTGGTTCAGTCCATCTCAGATGGGGAATATAAACACAAGGGCTCTTACATGACGGGCTATATTACGTCAATGGGACAAACCGCGGTGGTGCTGTCCGGTAATGTTCAAATCGTCCTCACATCAAGGCGGAGCATGCCTTTTGATGCCGAACAGTTGCGCAGCCTGAATATTGAACCGAAAGATCAGAAAATTATTGTCGTTAAGTCTGCAATTGCATGGAAAGCGGCATATGGTGAGATAGCCGGCAAGATTCTAGTCGCAGATACCCCCGGAATTTGCGCCGCAGACTTGTCCCGGCTTGCGTTTCATAATCGACCCAGACACCTGTATCCGCTTGAGCAGCACGCGACATATTCGACTTAG
- a CDS encoding amino acid ABC transporter permease → MRFEWDQLIRYGPDLLQAFGVTIWISAVSLLIGIVVGMFACLGKLQEKGLSFRVANGFIDFFRTIPEVVLIFWVYSCLPLLLSIRISSEACGIIALSLFSAAYLAEIFRAGILAVPKGQVDAAKALAIPRYYIWRQIIIPPAIRRMMPAFVNFLTELLKATSLLSAIAVGEMAYTASILGAQTLSYFEFLTAIAVLYFILIFPFSLLARRSEKKLLQKTGH, encoded by the coding sequence ATGAGATTCGAATGGGATCAACTGATACGCTACGGCCCGGATCTTTTGCAGGCCTTTGGTGTAACCATTTGGATTTCAGCGGTCTCCCTGTTGATCGGGATTGTTGTTGGCATGTTCGCGTGCCTGGGGAAATTGCAGGAAAAAGGGCTTTCATTCCGAGTTGCAAACGGATTCATTGATTTTTTCAGAACCATTCCGGAAGTTGTACTGATTTTCTGGGTTTATTCGTGTCTCCCCCTGCTGCTGTCGATTCGAATATCGAGCGAAGCCTGCGGCATCATCGCACTTTCACTGTTCAGCGCAGCCTATCTCGCTGAGATTTTCCGCGCCGGTATTCTTGCAGTGCCCAAGGGACAGGTCGACGCTGCCAAGGCACTCGCTATTCCAAGATACTACATCTGGCGGCAGATCATCATTCCACCGGCCATCCGTAGAATGATGCCGGCATTCGTCAATTTTTTGACTGAACTACTGAAGGCAACCAGTTTGCTGTCCGCAATTGCAGTGGGTGAGATGGCCTATACGGCCAGCATACTCGGTGCACAGACTTTAAGCTACTTCGAATTTCTGACTGCTATTGCGGTTCTGTACTTTATCCTGATTTTTCCGTTCAGCCTGCTTGCCCGCCGTTCGGAGAAAAAACTGCTTCAGAAAACCGGGCACTGA
- a CDS encoding Xaa-Pro peptidase family protein has protein sequence MTIPRETVFKEPEFETRLANTRQKMAARGIDTLILHSAPNIYYLCGHHTLNLWDYQCLIVPSNSPMVMLLWQFERGRFEASATLAELELYETHCDPIQATLEVITSRNLLQGRIGIEAQSRYLNPKMHDQLKDALNQANVVNGSGLVDSVRNIKSPAELSVMRKAAEITDLAIRSGFDRIDIGVTDSSIAARVASVLIDQHSLGFSVYPIISAGYRSGMPHNSNFGYRIQEGDPVFIECSPSHFWYHAPLMRTAVVGEANRQIEEFAELETEIVAAMLETAKAGALASDVAAVAASRIAPIRDQILFHEVYGYPVGIGFPPTWGEESGFAIVPSNHRPLKAGMVFHIPMTLRVNGEFGVGLSETFVVSEEGPPKTLSDLPLALHRVNP, from the coding sequence ATGACAATACCCCGGGAAACCGTATTTAAAGAGCCGGAATTCGAAACGAGGCTGGCAAACACTCGGCAGAAAATGGCGGCGCGCGGCATCGACACGCTAATTCTGCATTCTGCACCCAACATCTACTACCTGTGCGGTCACCACACGCTCAATTTGTGGGACTACCAATGCCTTATCGTCCCCTCAAACAGCCCGATGGTCATGCTGCTGTGGCAATTTGAGCGCGGGCGGTTCGAGGCTTCCGCAACTTTGGCGGAACTTGAACTGTATGAAACGCACTGCGATCCGATTCAGGCTACATTGGAAGTCATTACGAGCCGCAATCTTCTGCAAGGCAGGATCGGTATTGAGGCCCAGAGCAGGTATCTGAACCCTAAAATGCATGACCAGTTGAAAGATGCACTGAATCAAGCGAATGTCGTGAACGGGTCCGGTCTAGTCGACTCGGTACGAAATATCAAGTCACCGGCTGAACTCAGTGTGATGAGAAAAGCTGCCGAAATCACTGATTTGGCGATCCGCAGCGGTTTCGACCGTATCGATATCGGTGTAACCGATTCAAGCATTGCAGCGCGCGTGGCTTCTGTTTTGATCGATCAACACAGCCTTGGTTTTTCCGTCTACCCGATTATCTCTGCCGGTTACCGCTCTGGCATGCCTCACAATAGTAATTTCGGCTACCGGATTCAGGAGGGAGACCCCGTCTTTATTGAATGTTCCCCGAGCCACTTCTGGTACCATGCTCCTTTGATGCGCACGGCTGTGGTGGGTGAGGCAAACCGTCAAATTGAGGAATTCGCTGAACTCGAAACCGAGATAGTGGCAGCAATGCTGGAGACGGCAAAAGCCGGTGCGCTCGCGTCCGATGTGGCAGCCGTTGCAGCATCCCGAATTGCACCGATTCGCGACCAGATACTGTTTCACGAAGTATACGGCTACCCGGTAGGCATCGGATTTCCGCCGACCTGGGGGGAAGAGTCAGGATTCGCCATCGTGCCTTCCAACCATCGTCCACTTAAGGCCGGGATGGTGTTTCACATCCCGATGACGCTTCGAGTGAACGGCGAGTTCGGGGTCGGCCTCAGCGAGACTTTTGTTGTGAGTGAGGAAGGACCACCTAAGACGCTTAGCGACCTTCCGCTGGCGCTGCACCGAGTAAACCCATGA